The Christiangramia salexigens genome includes the window ATCCCGGTTAATGACCAGCCAGTTGGTGTAAGTGTTGGAGATGACAATACTCCTGTTTACACATTTGGTACAGATCAAAACAGAACATTTGCCTATGACTTCAGTCTTGAATCAAGATGGCAGGCACAGGTAGGATTGCGTTATATTTTCTAAGCAACCCCAAACCTGATTAATACAAAAACAGCCTCTAAAAGAGGCTGTTTTTTTGCGCTTTTCAGAAAGAAATCAGCTCATAGATTCAGCCTTTTCTTCCAGTTTACTTACCTGAGTGGGATATGGTTTTTCCTTTAAGGTTTTGGCAAGGTGAACCATGTTATGAGCCATTAGCAACATCATATTATTGGTGAATTCATGCTTATCAGCATTCGCCTCTATATAACTCGGACCAGGACCCGCTTCCCCAACATAATAGCAAAAAGCGTTTACAGGGATCGTAAAGCCTTGCTCAGACAGATCGAATGCAATACTTGAAATAGCCTTTTTAGCTCCGTCCTCATTTCCATCTACCATTACTCCGGCTACCTTATTATAGGTAGGAAACTGTCCATTCTCATCATTTGCCTCTTCCATGATACCATCCATTCTCTCGTTGATAAGTTTAGCTACAGCACTACGATCACCACGCCAAATTGGTGTTGCAATAATGAGCATATCCGCTGCTTTGATCTTTTTCAAAATTTCAGGCCATTCGTCTCCTTCTCCCTCATCTGAACTATTCCCGAATTTCACATCATAGTCTACCACCCTTAATTTTTCGGTCTCCACGTCAAGTTCTTTAAACACTTTAGCTGCATTATCAATGAAAGCATCTGTATTAGAAGTTTCAGGCGACTTTTTTAAAGTACAGTTCAGAAATAAAGCTTTTAGTTTCATATATGAATTTTTAACTGGTTAATAACTCTTACAACTTAAAGAAAAAACACTTCGAATGCAGTTAAGGGCGGGTTAAACAGACTTAATAATAAGTTATAAACCAGAATAAAGCATTTATTTTAGTCACTAATTTTCAATATGTTACAATACTTTATTAAGCAAAACCGTTAATAATTACTGAATATATGTCGTAAATTGAAATAGATTTAACCACTAACTCCAGGATTATGAAATATGAAAAGCTTGGCGAATTTATTTATATGCCAAAACATATTGGAAAACCGCTACAGGGTCGGGATAACGTGAAATTCAATTATTACTTGTCCAGTCAGGTGAATGGTAAAAAAATTGACCTGGATATTACCACTAAATTATTCCATGAAGATGAGATCTATATTAGAAAAGCCTGTTTTCGGGTAAGTATTGGCGAAATTGAAGCCTGTGTTAAAGACAACCTTATTGATCACATGCGAAGTCTGGGAATGGATGAGGAGAATATCCCGAAAAGCTTAAACTGCAGAGATATCATTAGCCATACTGAGAATTACTGGGCTAAAAATGCTTATTGAAGCCTTTTATACCTAACAATAAAATTGTCCCGAAATCCTTTTGAGGACATACCGTTTTAAATAGCTCTAGCTTTATTTCCTATTTACTCTAATCGGAAAAATAGAAAGTCACCGCGCCTAAAAGGCTTGTATAGCTATAATACTTTTTAAATTTTTAGCAAGATCAAACCTGGCAGAAAATAAAAAAGTCCCCATATTAATATGGAGACTTTCTCTTTTTTTAGTGACCTCGCCAGGATTCAAACCTGGAACCTTCTGAGCCGTAATCAGATGCGCTATTCAGTTGCGCCACGAGGCCTTTATTTGATTAGCTTTGTATCTCTCAAAGCGGGTGCAAATATAAATTATATTTAGAAAACTAAAAACCCTTATTCAAAAAAATTAAATAAAAAAAGGCAGATCTCTCTGCCTTCTTTCTAGTACCCTTTAGTTAGTTTAGTAAAGATATTCCAGGGCTACAGAATCGTAGTATCCAAATTCGCCGTCTTCATTAGCGCTAAAGCAAGCTAACATAACTGAATTTGCATCAAAATCTGTTGGTGTTCCCGGGATATGTACAGCGCCATCTGGATCTGCACTCTCTCCACTCTGCCCACAGCTTTCACGGCTATACCAGTCTGTATGTCTCAATCCCACAGAGTGTCCAATTTCATGCGTAATCACATGCTCGTTGGTATCTGTACTGTAAGATTCCATACCACTAAAGATCTGTACATATTTATATGGGTTACCTCCACTAGGGAAACCGGCAACTCCTCCTGCCTCACCATTCGGATTTTGGTAAACAACTATATCATAAGGAGAATAATTAGTTCCAAAAGTAAGCGTAAAGCTTAAGCCTGTATTCAAAGCATTATAATTGTCAATGGCATATTGAAGAGCTGTTCTTTGTTTAGAAGTAAGCCCTTGACCGCTACCGCCGGTATATCCAATTACACTAATTGTTCTTGGACTACTCACTAAATTATAGGTGCGGTACTGCTTATTGGTAATACTTGCAGGAGACATGGTTTCGATCTGTGATCTGTCCATGGCAATATCCCCCTCAATAAGGTAAGTATCCTGATAAGAACCATCTGGCAGTAGTAGTTTCGACTTTTCAATATGGTTAGAATTGAAATGTAATTCTTCTACTTTAGATATGACAGATTTTGATATTTCAGTTTGAACTTCGGCCGATTCCTCGGCAGGAGTAGAAATATCGTCTTTTTGACAAGAAAATAGGAAGGCTGCCGATAAGGACAGCATTAACGGTAATTTAATTAATTTCATAAGTAAGTTTTAGGTTATAAAAATTTAGGGTACTTGTGGTTAAGTCCCTCTAACTTATAAAATTAATCCTTTTTGTAAGAATTTAATTACACCTTTAACAAGTGTTTGGCAATTTGTCAGATAATTTCTGCACTTAAACCTGCGTCCAAAAGTTTGGAGCATCGGGGCTTTAGATCTTCAAAAGCTCCGGTTTTAACGGTGCACTTACCTTTATAATGAACGAGGATAGAACACTGTTCTGCCTGCTCCGGTGTATGGTCACAGGCATATATTAGTGTTTCAATAACGTGATCGAATGTATTATAGTCGTCATTATACAATACGATCTCATTTTGCTTCTTTTCCTTGGTTTTTACTTCAACCTCTTCTAGTAATTCTTCTTTTGTGCTCATCTTCAATTTATTCTCTTCATCGTGCTTCAAAGATACAAATTATGATAAAAACCTTAGCGTGAAAACTTTACAGCCACCCAATCACTCCTCTCAAAGTGCTCAATATATTTCAAACCAAGTTTCTCACAGGCCTTTTTCATAACCGGTAGATCCTGACTATAGAATCCGCTTAAAAACAGAGTCCCGCCTTCTTTAAGGCATTTTTCGTAAACCGGAAGGTCCCTAAGCAAAATGTTCCTGTTTATGTTAGCAAGGATCATGTCATAGCTCCGGCCTTCCAACAATTCTGCACCGCCTTCTTCCACATTGATATGCTCACAATCATTCCTGGAAATATTCTCCAGTGTATTGAGATAACACCAATTATCGATATCTATAGCGTCTATTACAGATGCGCCTTTCATAGCCGCAAGGATCGCTAAAACGCCGGTTCCACAGCCCATATCCAGAACCGCTTTGCCTTTCCAGTCATTCTTTAAAATGTGCCTTATCATCATATGCGTAGTCGCATGATGTCCGGTCCCAAATGACATTTTTGGCTCTATAACGATATCGAATTCTGTATCGGGTTTAGGATGAAATGGTGCTCTAACACTGCAAAGATCATCTACCTGAATCGGGGAAAAGTTTTTTTCCCATTCCTCATTCCAGTTCAGGCGTTCTATCTCATTAACATCGTAGGTGATCTCAAATTCTTCAGATTGCAGAATATGAACGCCAGAGAGCAGATCTTCTTCATATTCTTCTACAGGAATATAAGCAGTCACGCCATCATCATTCTCTACAAAACTTTCAAATCCAAGATATCCCAGTTCTGCGATCAGAATTTCAGAAGCCGGCTGAGCCGGCTCTATTGTAAAATGAAATTCAAGATAATTTCCTCCCATTAAAATGAATTTATGATCTCGGTAAAGTCTACTGCATTTAAACTGGCTCCACCAATAAGTCCTCCATCTACATCCTCTTTAGCAAATATCTCCTTTGCATTGTTTGGCTTCACACTACCTCCATATAAGATTGAAGTATTTTCGGCTACTTTACTGCTAACATTCTTCGCCAGAAGTTCCCTCACATGCTTGTGCATTTCCTGAGCTTGTTCCGGGCTCGCAGTTTCTCCTGTTCCAATTGCCCATACAGGCTCATATGCAAGGATGATATTATCCCATGCCCCTTCAGCTAAATGAAATAAACTTTCCTTTAATTGCTTTTCTACAAGATCAAAATGACTTCCGTTGTTACGGTCTTCCAACTCCTCACCAAAGCAAAAGATTGCGGTCATTTCATTTTCAACTGCTTTATCAACCTTTTTAGCAAGTATTTCATTCGTTTCATTAAAGTGTGCACGACGTTCACTATGACCAATGATCACGGTATTTACACCAACACTTTTAAGCATAGATGCTGAAATTTCACCTGTAAATGCTCCTTTATCGCTTTCATGCATATTCTGCGCGGCAACAATAACCGGGGTATTCTTTAAGGCCTGGAAGGTTGGATATAAATTAGTAAATGAAGGAGCAACCATAACGGTCGCTTCCGGTTCTTTTACCATCTGAAGTTTTAAATGACCTAAAAGCTCTTCAGTTTCTGAAAGATCATTATTCATTTTCCAGTTTCCGGCAACTATATTTTTTCTCATGATTTAAAATTTTGGTTGTGTTAATTAAAGGCTGCATAAGTTGGGCAGCGTTCACCACAAATATAAGTAATGAAGGTCTGAAAGAATCTTAATCAGATGCCAAACCTTCAGAATTTGAAGATTATGTAATGACTTTATAGAAATTTTTATAATTCTATATCAGATGCATCAAACCAGTGTTTTTTTTGTGTTATGGTTCCCCGATTAAGAATAAGAATTCCGGGGTTTGCACGCACAATTGTCTTTAATGCTGTTTCATCTGTTTGATAAAAATCGAAGTCAAGGCTATATTTCTTCTTAAGTGTATTCTGATAATTCTTGCCTGAAGCAGTTAGCCCAATTACTCTATATCCCTTTTGCTTTGCATTTTCAGTTAAAGCCTTTATCGCTTTATAACCTTCGAGCTCAGTAGACCTGATATTATATGCAATTACAAGAAAGACCTTATCCTCATCAAGGATCTGTTGTGTGATGTCCCCTTCATCTCCTTCAATTACAAAATCGTGAATAGGTGGCACATAACCTTCCTTGATCTGTTTGGTCTCAACCCCAACCAGATCTCCTTCCACACCCGGATAAGCTCCATTATTCTTAATAATTTTTTCCTCCCCATTAACATTGAACTTCCATTCATACTCATACACCGGTTCGGCAGCACCTTCGGGCACAGACATTTTCTCGGCAATATTGTTCCCGATCTTATAAGGCCTGAAATCAAATACAGGTAAATGCATAAGCACGTGATAACAAAATCCAAAACAAAGCAGAAAAGAAGCAAAGATCACCCATCTGTGAGATTTTGGAGCCAGTACAGGTTTTATTAGTTTTTGATTAAAGAAGAGTATGAGGATAAGAACCAACAGGATCACATCCTTATAGAAAGATTCCCATGGAGTTAAGGGGATTGCATCGCCAAAGCAACCACAATCTGTCACCTTATTAAAGTAAGCCGAATAGAAAGTAAGGAAGGTAAAGAACAGGATCATTAAAAGCAGACTCCAGGAAGTGAATTTTGGAGCATAACCTATCAATAACATAATCCCTAAAACCAACTCAAAGATCACCAGAACTATAGCTATTATAAGTGCAAATGGCGCCAGAAATGGCAGATCAAGCACTGGCTCACTAAAATATTCCTGCAGTTTGAATGAAAAGCCTACCGGATCATTCAACTTAATGAATCCTGAAAAAATGAACAGGGCTCCCACGAGGATCCTTGAAATACTAACTACGGCTTTCATACTTAAATTTTTTTTTTGAACTTATTCTTCGGCTTCCGCGAAATGGATCATGGCAAACACGGAGTAATTTATCATATCCTGATAGTTTGCATCGATCCCTTCACTTACCAGGGTTTTTCCTTTATTATCTTCAATTTGTTTCACTCTTAATAGCTTCTGAATGATCAAATCTGTTAGAGAGCTAATTCGCATATCACGCCAGGCTTCCCCATAATCGTGATTCTTATTCATCATGAGCTCCTTGGTCTCAGCAATTTTTTCGTCATATAAAGAAATAGCCTCTTCGGGACCAAGGTCCGGCTGACTCGCGATTCCTTTCTCCAGCTGGATGAGCGCCATCACAGAATAATTGATAATCCCGATGAATTCTGATTTTTCATCTTCCTCAACCTTACGGATGTTATTTTCCTGAAGGCTTCGAATTCTCTGGGCTTTTATAAAGATCTGATCTGTAAGAGAAGGCAGCCTTAGTATTCTCCAGGCGCAGCCGTAATCTTTCATTTTATTAAGAAACAAACTGCGGCAAACTTCCACGACCGCGTCGTATTGTTTTGAGGTATCCTGCATGAAGTAGTTGTAATTTGCGTAAATTTCGGGCAAATATTTTAGATAGTCAAAGTTATTTCCAGGCCACAAAAAACCACCAAAGAAATGCTGATAAATTGTAAGGGAAAATTAATTGATCTTTCTAAACCCAAAGTTATGGGAATTATTAACGTTACTCCCGATTCATTTTATAGCGGAAGCAGACACGAATCTGAAACAGAAATCCTGGAAAGCGCTGAAAAAATGTTGAAGGACGGAGCTAGTTTTTTAGATCTGGGAGCATACAGCAGTCGGCCTGGCGCAAAAGATATCCCGGTAGATGAAGAGTTAAAAAGAATAATCCCTGCGATCGAATCTATTTTAAGAAGATTTCCTGAAGCCAATTTATCTATAGATACCTTTCGAGCTCCTGTTGCCTCAAAAAGTTTAGAAGCCGGTGCCGCGATCATAAACGATATTTCTGCTGGAAAATTAGACGAGAAAATGCTTCCTATTATCGCAAAATTTCAGGTTCCCTATATCATGATGCATATGAGGGGTACCCCTCAAACCATGAAAAACGAAAATGATTATAAAGACGTAACAGAAGATGTTATTGCTTATTTTTCAGAAAGGGTAAAATTTGCAAGAGACTTTGGAATTAACGACCTTATTTTGGACCCTGGCTTTGGTTTCGCTAAGGATGTGGATCAGAATTACGAATTGTTTTCTAAAATGGAGTTATTCAGGAATTTTAACCTGCCGTTATTGGTTGGTGTTTCCCGAAAAAGCATGATCTGGAAAAAACTGAATACATCTTCGGGTGAAGCCCTTAACGGAACCACAGTTCTAAATACTGCGGCTTTATTAAAAGGAGCTAACATTTTAAGAGTTCATGACGTCAAGGAAGCCATGGAATGCATCAATTTAACCTCGGAAATATTAAACTAATTTTAGTTTTTCTATTTTTACATAAAACCCCAATGATTTGGACATCATAGATCTTCGAATTCTCGATATCCTGGATATTGTTTTTGTAGCCCTCCTACTCTACTACGTTTACAAACTCGTTCGTGGTACGGCTGCCGTTAATATTTTTATAGGAATTGTTGTGATCTATCTCGCATGGCTACTCACGCAATTGCTGGAAATGGAACTTTTAAGCAGCGTACTGGGTGAATTTATAGGTGTTGGTGTATTCGCTCTTATCGTTGTATTTCAGCAAGAGATCAGGAAATTTCTTCTGATGATCGGTTCAACAAATTTCACTCAGAAGGGAAGATTCTTTAAGAGCTTTAAGATCAACCGTGATGATTTTGATTCAAAAATTAAAGTTGAAGCCATAGTAAATGCATGTCAGACCATGGGTAAAACCTACACCGGTGCGTTAATGGTGATCCAGAAAAGCAATAAGCTGGACTTCGTAAAAAATTCCGGAGATAAAATGAGGATCGAATTAAATCAGCCGATCATCGAGTCTATATTCTTCAAAAACAGCCCATTGCACGATGGGGCAATGATCATTGAAGATAATAAGATCACAGCGACGCGGGTAATCTTACCGGTTTCAAATGACCGTTCCATTCCGTTAAGATTTGGTCTTCGACACAGGGCCGCTGTTGGGATCACCGAAAAAACTGATGCTTTGGCACTTGTGGTTAGCGAGGAAACGGGACAAACCTCCTATATCAAGGATGGACAATTCGTAATGTTTGAATCCATGGACGAATTAACCGAAAAATTAAAAACAGATCTTACCTAATTAAAGAGCCTCTTCTTCTTTAAACTGTACCTCGTATAACTTTTTGTAGTACCCGTCATCTTTTTTAAGAAGTTCACGATGACTTCCAATTTCCACGATCTTCCCCTGATCCATTACAATGATCCTGTCGGCTTTTTTAATAGTCGCCAGTCTGTGAGCGATCACAATAGAAGTTCTGCCTTCGGTAATCTTATCTGTAGCGTCCTGGATAAGCTGCTCGCTATAACTATCTACAGAAGAGGTAGCCTCATCCAGAACAAGAATTCCGGGATTACTGACGTAAGCACGTAAAAAAGAGATTAGCTGTCGTTGTCCAGAAGACAACATAGCTCCTCTTTCCTTTACATTATAATAGTATCCGTTAGGAAGTGAGTTTATGAATTCGTGGATCCCGATCTGCTTGGCAGCCGCGATCACATCTTCATCTGAAATATCCGGGTTATCAAGATTGATATTATTCATTATGGTATCTGCAAAAAGGAATACGTTCTGAAGAACCACAGCGATCTGTGAACGCAGAGATTTTATTTGAATATCCTTAATATCATTATCATCTACCAGAATAGTTCCGCTATTAATTTCATAGAAACGGCTTAAAAGATTTATTATGGTAGATTTTCCTGCGCCAGTGGCGCCTACTATCGCAACGGTTTCACCAGGTTCCACCTTAAAGGAAATCCCCTTCACCACTTCTTCATCTTCCACATAACTAAAATGAACATCACGAAACTCGATCTCTCCCTTAAACTGTTTTAATTCGATATCACCTTTATCTTCAATACTGGCTTCGGTATCAAGCACACCAAATACACGATTAGCGGCGACCATACCCATCTGCAACGTATTGAATTTATCGGCGATTTGACGCAAAGGTCTGAATAGCATTTGAGATAATTCAATAAAAGCCACGATAATACCCAAAGACATATCGTCTCCGGCAACCACTCGTAATCCACCAAACCATACGATCAAACCAATAGTTATTGAAGTAGACATTTCAGCAATTGGGAAAAATATGGAGTTATACCAGACCGTTTTAACCCAGGCATTGCGGTGCTTATTATTAATATCCTTAAAATTGGCATATTCGGTCTTCTCTCTGGTAAATAGCTGAACGATCTTCATCCCCGTAATTCTCTCCTGCACGAAAGTGTTAAGGTCTGCAACATGAGTACGAACCTCCTCAAAGGCCAGTTTCATCTTCTTCTGAAAAACTCTGGTGGCATATATAATAAAAGGCAGAACAGTTAAAACCAGCAAAGTTAATTCCCAGCTTTTGTAAAACATAACTCCAATAACCACCAGCATCTTTAACAGATCACTGATGATCATGAACAAGCCCTGACTAAAAATGCTCGCAATAGTTTCTATATCACTCACCGCACGGGTAACAAGCCTTCCAACTGCCGACTTATCATAGTAATTCATCTTAAATCCAAGCATATGCCTGAACAATCTCACCCGAATATCACGAACCACTTCCTGCCCAAGCCAGTTCGCATAATAGATAAAGCAAAACTGGAAAATAACTTCCATCACCAAAACACCCATCATGAGACTCACATAATATATGAGACTGTCAAAATCTGATGGTATAAGAGCTTCATCAATGGTCTCCTGCAAAAGTATGGGTCTCAATACCGCAAATAGCGACACGAGAATAGCAGCGACTCCTACGAAATAAAATATCCGTTTATAAGGATTAGTATAATTAAGCAGTCGCTTAAACAAATCCATATCGAATGCATTTCCAGTATTCTTTGCCATTTAGTCTAATCTAATATTGTTTGGATACACGATCCTTGTTAAATATAATCCCTGTGCAGGAACAGATGCTCCGGCTTCACCCCTATCCTTACTCTTGATCACATCATGCATGCGAGATACGGGATACTTGCCTTTTCCTATTTCTACCAGAGTTCCCACTACCGCTCTTACCATATTTCGTAAAAACCTGTCTGCAGTTATATAAAAAACGATCTTATTTCCATCTATTTTCCATTCTGCATGGGAGATCTTGCAGTTATACGTTTTCACATCGGTACGGCTTTTTGAAAAGCTCTTAAAATCGGTATATTCCAATAGAACCAGAGCCGCCTTATTCATTTTCTCCACATCGAGCTGAGGCCTTGCATACCAAGCAAAATCCTGAGAAAAAGCGTCCTTTTCAATAAGAATATGATATTCATAACTACGGGCCATAGCATCAAATCTTGCATGGGCATCATCAGGAACTTTAAAAAAGCCGGCAATTGCGATATCCTTTGGAAGCATGGAGTTAAGTTTATACTTAAGTTCCTCAACATCAAATTCGTCCTCTACATCAAAGTGTGCATACATTTGTTTGGCGTGCACACCTGCATCAGTTCTCCCTGCTCCTACAATATCCATCTTTCTTCGGAACACCTTGCTCAACCTATCTTCCAGAACTTCCTGAACACTTATGGATTGTGGCTGATTTTGCCATCCATGATAAGCTTTTCCAAAATATGAGAGTTCTACAAAATACCTCAAGCCACGCTTTATTTTTATATTTGCGAAATGCAAAGATAAGGCAATTATAACAAGGAAAAAGCCTTTGGAACACCTCCTTTGTTAAGCAACTTTTAAATCTACGATCTAATTTTGAAAAGAATTCTTCTACTTAGCGACACCCATAGTCATATGGATGACAGAATTTTACATTATTGCGAACA containing:
- a CDS encoding flavodoxin family protein codes for the protein MKLKALFLNCTLKKSPETSNTDAFIDNAAKVFKELDVETEKLRVVDYDVKFGNSSDEGEGDEWPEILKKIKAADMLIIATPIWRGDRSAVAKLINERMDGIMEEANDENGQFPTYNKVAGVMVDGNEDGAKKAISSIAFDLSEQGFTIPVNAFCYYVGEAGPGPSYIEANADKHEFTNNMMLLMAHNMVHLAKTLKEKPYPTQVSKLEEKAESMS
- a CDS encoding M57 family metalloprotease produces the protein MKLIKLPLMLSLSAAFLFSCQKDDISTPAEESAEVQTEISKSVISKVEELHFNSNHIEKSKLLLPDGSYQDTYLIEGDIAMDRSQIETMSPASITNKQYRTYNLVSSPRTISVIGYTGGSGQGLTSKQRTALQYAIDNYNALNTGLSFTLTFGTNYSPYDIVVYQNPNGEAGGVAGFPSGGNPYKYVQIFSGMESYSTDTNEHVITHEIGHSVGLRHTDWYSRESCGQSGESADPDGAVHIPGTPTDFDANSVMLACFSANEDGEFGYYDSVALEYLY
- a CDS encoding ATP-dependent Clp protease adaptor ClpS → MSTKEELLEEVEVKTKEKKQNEIVLYNDDYNTFDHVIETLIYACDHTPEQAEQCSILVHYKGKCTVKTGAFEDLKPRCSKLLDAGLSAEII
- the prmA gene encoding 50S ribosomal protein L11 methyltransferase; this encodes MGGNYLEFHFTIEPAQPASEILIAELGYLGFESFVENDDGVTAYIPVEEYEEDLLSGVHILQSEEFEITYDVNEIERLNWNEEWEKNFSPIQVDDLCSVRAPFHPKPDTEFDIVIEPKMSFGTGHHATTHMMIRHILKNDWKGKAVLDMGCGTGVLAILAAMKGASVIDAIDIDNWCYLNTLENISRNDCEHINVEEGGAELLEGRSYDMILANINRNILLRDLPVYEKCLKEGGTLFLSGFYSQDLPVMKKACEKLGLKYIEHFERSDWVAVKFSR
- the tpiA gene encoding triose-phosphate isomerase, producing MRKNIVAGNWKMNNDLSETEELLGHLKLQMVKEPEATVMVAPSFTNLYPTFQALKNTPVIVAAQNMHESDKGAFTGEISASMLKSVGVNTVIIGHSERRAHFNETNEILAKKVDKAVENEMTAIFCFGEELEDRNNGSHFDLVEKQLKESLFHLAEGAWDNIILAYEPVWAIGTGETASPEQAQEMHKHVRELLAKNVSSKVAENTSILYGGSVKPNNAKEIFAKEDVDGGLIGGASLNAVDFTEIINSF
- a CDS encoding BT_3928 family protein translates to MKAVVSISRILVGALFIFSGFIKLNDPVGFSFKLQEYFSEPVLDLPFLAPFALIIAIVLVIFELVLGIMLLIGYAPKFTSWSLLLMILFFTFLTFYSAYFNKVTDCGCFGDAIPLTPWESFYKDVILLVLILILFFNQKLIKPVLAPKSHRWVIFASFLLCFGFCYHVLMHLPVFDFRPYKIGNNIAEKMSVPEGAAEPVYEYEWKFNVNGEEKIIKNNGAYPGVEGDLVGVETKQIKEGYVPPIHDFVIEGDEGDITQQILDEDKVFLVIAYNIRSTELEGYKAIKALTENAKQKGYRVIGLTASGKNYQNTLKKKYSLDFDFYQTDETALKTIVRANPGILILNRGTITQKKHWFDASDIEL
- a CDS encoding DUF1599 domain-containing protein — translated: MQDTSKQYDAVVEVCRSLFLNKMKDYGCAWRILRLPSLTDQIFIKAQRIRSLQENNIRKVEEDEKSEFIGIINYSVMALIQLEKGIASQPDLGPEEAISLYDEKIAETKELMMNKNHDYGEAWRDMRISSLTDLIIQKLLRVKQIEDNKGKTLVSEGIDANYQDMINYSVFAMIHFAEAEE
- the folP gene encoding dihydropteroate synthase, translated to MLINCKGKLIDLSKPKVMGIINVTPDSFYSGSRHESETEILESAEKMLKDGASFLDLGAYSSRPGAKDIPVDEELKRIIPAIESILRRFPEANLSIDTFRAPVASKSLEAGAAIINDISAGKLDEKMLPIIAKFQVPYIMMHMRGTPQTMKNENDYKDVTEDVIAYFSERVKFARDFGINDLILDPGFGFAKDVDQNYELFSKMELFRNFNLPLLVGVSRKSMIWKKLNTSSGEALNGTTVLNTAALLKGANILRVHDVKEAMECINLTSEILN
- the cdaA gene encoding diadenylate cyclase CdaA gives rise to the protein MDIIDLRILDILDIVFVALLLYYVYKLVRGTAAVNIFIGIVVIYLAWLLTQLLEMELLSSVLGEFIGVGVFALIVVFQQEIRKFLLMIGSTNFTQKGRFFKSFKINRDDFDSKIKVEAIVNACQTMGKTYTGALMVIQKSNKLDFVKNSGDKMRIELNQPIIESIFFKNSPLHDGAMIIEDNKITATRVILPVSNDRSIPLRFGLRHRAAVGITEKTDALALVVSEETGQTSYIKDGQFVMFESMDELTEKLKTDLT
- a CDS encoding ABC transporter ATP-binding protein codes for the protein MAKNTGNAFDMDLFKRLLNYTNPYKRIFYFVGVAAILVSLFAVLRPILLQETIDEALIPSDFDSLIYYVSLMMGVLVMEVIFQFCFIYYANWLGQEVVRDIRVRLFRHMLGFKMNYYDKSAVGRLVTRAVSDIETIASIFSQGLFMIISDLLKMLVVIGVMFYKSWELTLLVLTVLPFIIYATRVFQKKMKLAFEEVRTHVADLNTFVQERITGMKIVQLFTREKTEYANFKDINNKHRNAWVKTVWYNSIFFPIAEMSTSITIGLIVWFGGLRVVAGDDMSLGIIVAFIELSQMLFRPLRQIADKFNTLQMGMVAANRVFGVLDTEASIEDKGDIELKQFKGEIEFRDVHFSYVEDEEVVKGISFKVEPGETVAIVGATGAGKSTIINLLSRFYEINSGTILVDDNDIKDIQIKSLRSQIAVVLQNVFLFADTIMNNINLDNPDISDEDVIAAAKQIGIHEFINSLPNGYYYNVKERGAMLSSGQRQLISFLRAYVSNPGILVLDEATSSVDSYSEQLIQDATDKITEGRTSIVIAHRLATIKKADRIIVMDQGKIVEIGSHRELLKKDDGYYKKLYEVQFKEEEAL
- the truA gene encoding tRNA pseudouridine(38-40) synthase TruA, giving the protein MRYFVELSYFGKAYHGWQNQPQSISVQEVLEDRLSKVFRRKMDIVGAGRTDAGVHAKQMYAHFDVEDEFDVEELKYKLNSMLPKDIAIAGFFKVPDDAHARFDAMARSYEYHILIEKDAFSQDFAWYARPQLDVEKMNKAALVLLEYTDFKSFSKSRTDVKTYNCKISHAEWKIDGNKIVFYITADRFLRNMVRAVVGTLVEIGKGKYPVSRMHDVIKSKDRGEAGASVPAQGLYLTRIVYPNNIRLD